In the genome of Phosphitispora fastidiosa, one region contains:
- a CDS encoding cytochrome c3 family protein, with product MKKIILAVLGLFVIMTLFASSGGGASAAGADCANCHGTNVSDFTVASPVLGETCTVCHGVISARHSSPGWIAAYVDGAGYFKSPDSVLTGPPNIHSYHNGMNTPAGSDACARCHRAASCETCHTPVNHKPHGSTEMESYPSYTVAIGIGFGSQDISCSASNCHKFYSPGIVPSGPDDTTNLCFNCHSTDKTGHDDTQLAAVHTTTFPSELMFSGQLTGFYPVDCSGCHNSTLDTEHANQDIDCFTCHNSTNTAILNVIDTAGGLAANRSCDKCHFNAGVIPVPEEHTLFHIATESSNLRIDGAPHDSCNTCHQRQEIFPKIAALAGSSVKNYSCLDCHNGDGTSGSNPKAPVHSADYNGQQMNIMDVHASCATCHTPDTTYAAAIDTIIAENRSDSYSCTECHTDLSAGHKAAFEGVVYDDTTAFHLKCTDCHKPTYKSTITRLKDEVKLGGSYDCSACHTAVALKGDSPYYPAHAAGSDEIVGFHPQSCNTCHGTANGQYVISLDPMRDNLPASGYACTECHNGTIANDPYHQAKADAAANPEDVSTTYHQACSTCHGNSVVRQVLDGLKGTVTAPYLCSECHNETLDMAPNHKAKMVAADTAEATITDYHLDADGETACGMCHGSARLPEGTIAALKTETAYLCDDCHTPDSVITYSHTADFGTAAVDQNTTGYHAACQSCHDSAAAKPVIKELIGQSSYDCSRCHNGTVTYAALHQADMDTASGPADTVAYHPDCLTCHGSGDADVSGFIESNKGVSDSYMCSDCHGDIQTRHVSTSSLTGGMINCSWCHSNQLIDTHVNPGIDLPRAMDCATCHDPASPVRDQIALGLTRCEDCHNGTDAERSHPDSQYYPRHIANPFPVFMPEYDTDCSTCHTNNSLITLHSDIYVGCNTCHYIEAYKPAVISLSVDCSGCHNADINPAMDMVDTHKEFHFADLSTYPETTGCLECHAGDATADGQSLLGVHKKDSASTVSCDTCHGAAARQTAKDAIAANNISCQACHGTGTGHEHNVAANGYAAAPQVNCSACHKDAADGTAELAAVHQDAADRGLIADYSCSTCHNPIFEGTVIVKDGSLDMLSGGTPIYCTGCHNGTLADALGTKYPAHDGNHINATGYGAYQGTYNGIAFNDSMLSCVGCHPSLDTKVVHDKDNLNCNLCHNSTNAAVQSVIKGSWSRADTPAAYTCSDCHNTLPYKHMPEHKSYGMDPIECNSCHDGTNAVGNFNAPNLPGYTTANVTDIHLAADGTKDCNLCHASTKENVVWNINHFKDRVSPPYYCENCHSGHNEQHEVTSYLKDSADTSCSKCHTNHVAFQHSGLWDVSMSCQTCHTLEPALPDTLPTIWANLSNKTAPPGFTCQDCHTGIQQGHSHPVAANGYAAAPEVNCSACHSDTADGTAELAAVHQDAADRGLITDYGCDTCHNAAFEGIVIPMDGSLDMLSNGTPIYCTDCHNGTLADALGTKYPAHDGNHSTTANGYGLYNWDSSVDCAQCHTTLDIYDNHIYTGSAADCNSCHANTAAGVVGVIESNWSRTADKAGYNCSDCHNSLTYGHRYEHTGTGDEPVTCSGCHNGTAVTGAFNAPAGTTATVSDSDIHPTCNKCHTTANSVVQAFIDAGTGQDNSVYACSACHDSITPKHNKMHEVTAFTADGATGCANCHQKDVTAQHSESFKAGLNCDTCHGAGAAAALPETPEIITSNLSSNVNRTGYTCTDCHGSVSHQHRVAKNGYQSGQAGAGSAECSTCHATDVSTGETELASLHENAGITGYGCSTCHNSTFEGTGKVISGDGSLNMNRNGQSIYCADCHNGTLTNTVDSGHQPEHLAKHSATNMDCSSCHGFSAAAGEAADIKSAAVHSDGCVTCHGDNVRSDVKILVAAKTGQNNPIYDCEDCHSVIHLGWEQLHKPVFPTDTDMNCANCHNNYLPGEHTRYFDTGDSTGGTDETGSKVAYKVFRSSDGSTWSQAGTTTGTAFSIGGLTPVTQYWFKVQAYDAAGNVSGFSNTATATTKAAPVTSPSETVGPDDARWGKNIDADRYYDRNIDSTVTSRLSDNNDGSNVEIRENGDGDWWVYVRADKDARDYSSVKLKVRFRWDDSDWSGNMLFYPYKSDGKNINTGAVVDYKLSRPSTSYTWYEVDVTEAAHAMDGYGFIKFRIKPGRDGSAERAKLSEVSFILESQGSTGSEDSVTTSSTTVPADNSGTDTVPPTDPTGLTAGAYNSAQLDLAWTASTDSSRPAPTPVEGEARTCALCHSSTVRADVKTAVAGGNANCSACHTIHGDIGTMHTAPAYGFSGYTWNCGKCHTTVLTDEHANRGLDCATCHDSAKAKVQGAIATTAADGSNRRCSNCHTGTADGAGVIHSDLNSAHLTGIFPTATDSDCLNCHSTQQQDFVSAKGSYHVVDTLTSKANSSYGTYVSPWTATSYVGCQGCHGASTPGGTLAYANILKRPYTYTSSSRQSDMLCFMCHDRYTYGVGGESAGRTGFSDGDNLHNIGDHNEDGLRCSWCHASMPHGTNKAHLIVTIGEPNSKGNVLTNFTHPASGQYRESSCGSNVNECDEHDEY from the coding sequence TTGAAGAAAATAATTTTGGCAGTTTTGGGTTTGTTTGTTATCATGACACTATTCGCTTCCAGTGGAGGAGGTGCATCTGCTGCTGGCGCTGACTGTGCCAATTGCCATGGAACAAATGTTTCTGATTTTACGGTAGCATCACCTGTGCTAGGCGAGACTTGTACAGTTTGCCATGGAGTGATTAGTGCACGGCATTCTTCACCTGGATGGATAGCAGCATATGTGGATGGTGCGGGATATTTTAAATCACCGGACAGTGTTTTAACCGGTCCCCCCAATATACACTCATATCACAACGGTATGAATACGCCTGCTGGAAGCGATGCCTGTGCCAGGTGTCATCGAGCAGCATCTTGTGAAACCTGTCATACTCCGGTCAATCATAAGCCACACGGCAGTACCGAAATGGAGAGTTATCCATCATATACCGTAGCTATCGGCATAGGTTTTGGTTCTCAGGACATTAGCTGTTCCGCTTCCAATTGTCACAAATTTTACTCCCCAGGCATTGTTCCATCAGGTCCTGACGATACAACAAACCTCTGCTTTAACTGTCATAGCACCGATAAAACCGGTCATGATGATACCCAACTCGCAGCAGTACATACTACAACATTTCCCAGTGAACTCATGTTTTCCGGCCAATTAACAGGCTTTTACCCGGTAGATTGTTCCGGTTGTCACAACAGTACTCTTGATACTGAGCACGCAAATCAGGATATAGACTGCTTTACCTGCCATAACTCAACAAACACCGCCATACTCAACGTAATTGATACAGCCGGCGGTCTGGCAGCCAACCGCTCCTGTGACAAGTGTCACTTTAATGCCGGAGTGATCCCAGTGCCTGAAGAACATACCCTTTTCCACATTGCTACAGAGAGCAGCAATCTGCGGATTGACGGTGCGCCCCATGATTCCTGCAACACCTGTCACCAGAGGCAGGAAATCTTTCCTAAGATTGCCGCACTGGCAGGTAGTTCTGTAAAGAACTACTCATGCCTTGACTGCCACAACGGTGACGGGACCAGCGGTTCCAATCCCAAGGCTCCGGTACACAGCGCTGACTATAACGGCCAGCAGATGAATATCATGGATGTTCATGCCAGTTGTGCAACCTGTCATACTCCGGACACTACATATGCTGCAGCAATTGACACAATTATTGCGGAAAATCGCAGTGACAGTTATTCCTGTACAGAATGCCACACTGATTTATCAGCCGGCCACAAGGCCGCTTTTGAAGGTGTTGTCTATGATGACACAACTGCCTTCCACCTAAAGTGTACAGACTGTCACAAGCCAACCTATAAGTCCACCATCACCAGGCTTAAGGATGAGGTTAAACTCGGGGGCAGCTATGACTGCTCAGCCTGCCATACGGCTGTGGCCTTAAAAGGTGATTCACCGTATTACCCGGCGCATGCCGCAGGGTCAGATGAGATTGTCGGCTTCCACCCGCAATCCTGTAATACCTGCCATGGTACAGCGAACGGTCAATATGTGATCAGCCTTGACCCCATGAGGGACAACCTGCCGGCATCTGGCTATGCCTGTACCGAGTGTCACAATGGGACTATAGCCAACGACCCTTATCACCAGGCAAAGGCTGACGCTGCAGCAAATCCTGAGGATGTTTCCACCACATATCACCAGGCCTGCAGTACGTGTCATGGTAATTCAGTTGTCCGGCAGGTACTGGATGGACTCAAAGGAACAGTTACTGCGCCATACCTGTGTTCTGAGTGTCATAATGAAACTCTGGACATGGCACCGAACCATAAGGCTAAAATGGTAGCTGCAGATACAGCAGAAGCAACGATTACCGATTATCACCTTGATGCAGATGGAGAGACCGCATGCGGGATGTGCCATGGCTCTGCCAGGCTGCCGGAAGGGACGATAGCGGCTCTGAAGACTGAGACGGCATACCTGTGTGATGACTGTCATACACCCGACTCGGTGATTACGTACAGCCATACTGCTGATTTCGGTACTGCTGCTGTTGACCAAAATACCACCGGTTACCATGCCGCCTGTCAGAGTTGTCACGACAGCGCTGCGGCCAAGCCCGTAATCAAGGAACTCATAGGCCAGAGCAGTTATGACTGCAGCCGGTGCCATAACGGTACAGTTACCTATGCGGCGCTGCACCAGGCTGATATGGATACTGCATCTGGGCCTGCTGATACCGTTGCCTACCACCCGGACTGCTTAACCTGCCACGGCAGCGGGGATGCTGATGTATCGGGATTCATTGAAAGCAATAAAGGGGTTTCAGACTCATACATGTGCAGTGACTGCCATGGTGACATTCAAACCAGGCATGTCAGCACAAGCTCGCTTACCGGTGGGATGATTAACTGTTCATGGTGTCATTCAAACCAACTGATTGATACACACGTTAATCCCGGTATTGACCTGCCCAGGGCAATGGATTGTGCTACCTGTCATGACCCGGCTTCACCGGTCAGGGATCAGATAGCTCTGGGGCTTACACGCTGTGAAGACTGCCATAACGGGACAGATGCAGAGAGGTCTCACCCCGACAGCCAGTATTATCCGAGACACATAGCAAATCCCTTCCCGGTCTTTATGCCGGAATACGATACTGACTGCAGTACCTGCCATACCAATAATTCACTGATTACACTGCATTCAGATATTTATGTGGGCTGCAATACCTGCCATTATATCGAGGCCTATAAGCCTGCGGTAATCAGCCTTAGTGTTGACTGCAGCGGCTGTCATAACGCTGATATCAATCCGGCTATGGATATGGTGGATACTCATAAGGAGTTCCATTTTGCTGATTTATCAACATATCCGGAAACAACCGGATGTCTTGAGTGCCACGCCGGAGATGCCACTGCAGACGGGCAGAGCCTCCTGGGAGTGCATAAGAAGGACAGCGCTTCCACGGTATCATGCGATACCTGCCACGGCGCTGCTGCCAGGCAGACTGCCAAGGATGCTATTGCTGCCAATAATATCAGCTGCCAGGCATGTCACGGAACCGGGACCGGTCACGAACATAATGTTGCGGCAAATGGCTATGCGGCTGCACCTCAAGTTAACTGCAGCGCCTGCCATAAGGATGCTGCGGATGGTACGGCTGAACTGGCTGCGGTACACCAAGATGCGGCTGATAGGGGGCTGATAGCAGATTATAGCTGCAGTACCTGCCATAATCCGATATTTGAAGGAACTGTAATTGTCAAGGACGGCAGCCTGGATATGCTCAGTGGCGGAACTCCCATCTACTGTACCGGCTGCCATAACGGCACACTGGCAGATGCCCTTGGGACAAAGTACCCGGCCCATGATGGCAATCATATCAATGCCACAGGATATGGTGCTTACCAGGGAACATATAACGGCATTGCTTTTAATGACAGTATGTTAAGCTGCGTTGGGTGCCACCCCAGCCTGGATACCAAGGTTGTGCATGACAAAGACAATCTGAACTGCAACCTTTGTCATAACAGCACAAACGCGGCTGTACAGTCAGTGATTAAGGGTTCATGGAGCCGTGCCGATACGCCGGCCGCCTATACCTGTTCTGACTGCCATAACACTCTGCCATACAAACATATGCCGGAACACAAATCATATGGAATGGATCCAATAGAATGCAATAGCTGTCACGATGGGACTAATGCGGTGGGGAACTTTAATGCTCCCAACCTGCCCGGGTATACTACGGCGAATGTCACAGATATTCACCTGGCTGCAGATGGGACCAAAGACTGTAACCTATGCCATGCCAGCACCAAGGAAAACGTGGTCTGGAATATTAACCACTTTAAGGACAGAGTTTCACCGCCATACTATTGTGAGAACTGCCATTCCGGACACAATGAACAGCATGAGGTAACCAGCTACCTGAAGGACAGCGCTGACACAAGCTGTTCCAAGTGTCATACAAACCACGTGGCCTTCCAGCACAGCGGTCTCTGGGATGTCAGCATGAGCTGCCAGACCTGCCATACACTGGAACCGGCCCTGCCGGATACTCTGCCCACTATATGGGCTAACCTAAGCAATAAAACTGCCCCACCCGGGTTCACCTGCCAGGATTGTCACACAGGTATCCAACAGGGGCATAGCCACCCCGTTGCCGCAAATGGTTATGCGGCAGCCCCCGAAGTTAACTGCAGCGCCTGCCATTCGGATACGGCAGACGGGACCGCCGAACTGGCTGCGGTACACCAAGATGCGGCTGACAGAGGCCTGATTACAGACTATGGCTGTGATACCTGTCATAATGCAGCATTCGAAGGTATCGTAATTCCCATGGATGGCAGCCTGGATATGCTCAGTAACGGAACACCGATTTACTGTACCGACTGCCACAACGGCACACTGGCAGATGCCCTTGGGACCAAGTACCCGGCCCATGATGGCAATCACTCAACAACTGCCAATGGTTACGGGCTGTATAACTGGGATTCCAGTGTGGATTGCGCCCAGTGCCATACAACGCTGGATATCTATGACAACCATATTTATACGGGTTCAGCGGCAGACTGCAATTCCTGCCATGCCAATACAGCGGCGGGAGTGGTCGGTGTTATTGAATCCAACTGGAGCCGTACGGCAGATAAGGCGGGTTACAACTGTTCAGACTGTCATAACTCCCTGACTTACGGCCACCGGTATGAACATACCGGCACAGGTGATGAGCCGGTAACCTGCAGCGGATGCCATAACGGAACTGCGGTGACCGGAGCATTCAATGCACCTGCGGGAACAACCGCCACTGTAAGTGACAGCGATATCCACCCGACCTGCAACAAGTGTCATACCACTGCCAACAGCGTGGTTCAGGCCTTTATCGACGCGGGAACAGGTCAGGACAATTCGGTTTATGCCTGCAGCGCGTGCCATGATTCCATTACACCGAAGCATAACAAGATGCACGAAGTAACCGCATTCACTGCAGATGGAGCCACCGGGTGTGCCAACTGTCACCAGAAGGATGTCACTGCTCAGCATAGTGAAAGCTTCAAGGCAGGGCTTAATTGCGATACCTGCCATGGTGCCGGAGCTGCGGCAGCACTGCCGGAGACACCGGAGATAATCACGTCAAACCTGAGTTCAAATGTGAACCGGACCGGATATACCTGTACAGACTGCCACGGCAGTGTTTCCCACCAGCACCGGGTAGCTAAAAACGGTTATCAGTCCGGCCAGGCAGGGGCAGGCTCAGCAGAGTGTTCCACCTGTCATGCCACTGATGTATCGACCGGTGAAACTGAGTTGGCATCCCTGCACGAAAATGCGGGTATTACCGGATATGGCTGCAGCACTTGCCATAACAGTACTTTTGAGGGGACAGGTAAGGTGATTTCCGGAGACGGAAGCCTGAACATGAACAGGAACGGACAGTCCATTTACTGTGCCGACTGCCACAATGGAACACTGACAAATACCGTGGATTCAGGACACCAGCCGGAACACCTGGCCAAACACAGTGCCACCAATATGGATTGCTCAAGCTGCCACGGGTTCTCTGCAGCTGCAGGGGAAGCAGCGGATATTAAGTCAGCTGCGGTACATAGCGATGGATGTGTTACCTGCCACGGTGATAATGTCAGAAGTGATGTAAAAATTCTTGTGGCTGCAAAGACCGGTCAGAATAACCCCATATATGACTGCGAGGATTGCCACAGTGTCATTCACCTGGGCTGGGAACAACTGCATAAACCCGTATTCCCGACAGATACCGATATGAATTGTGCCAACTGCCATAACAATTACCTGCCGGGAGAGCATACCAGGTATTTTGATACCGGGGACTCTACCGGTGGAACGGATGAAACTGGCAGCAAGGTGGCTTACAAAGTGTTCCGCAGCAGTGACGGCTCTACCTGGTCACAGGCAGGGACAACAACGGGAACCGCGTTCTCAATAGGCGGACTGACCCCTGTTACCCAGTACTGGTTTAAGGTTCAGGCATATGATGCCGCAGGCAATGTTTCCGGATTTAGCAATACCGCCACGGCAACGACCAAGGCAGCGCCTGTAACGTCGCCATCCGAGACAGTTGGCCCTGATGATGCCAGATGGGGGAAAAATATCGATGCCGACAGGTATTATGACCGGAACATTGACTCTACCGTTACTTCCCGCTTAAGTGACAATAACGACGGCAGTAATGTGGAAATCAGGGAAAACGGTGACGGTGATTGGTGGGTATATGTCAGGGCAGATAAGGATGCCCGGGATTACTCGTCAGTGAAGCTGAAAGTCAGGTTCCGCTGGGATGACAGTGACTGGTCAGGGAATATGCTATTCTACCCGTATAAGAGTGACGGGAAAAACATCAATACCGGAGCTGTTGTGGACTATAAACTGAGCAGGCCGAGCACCAGTTATACATGGTATGAGGTTGATGTGACCGAGGCCGCTCATGCTATGGACGGCTATGGGTTCATTAAATTCCGCATCAAGCCGGGCAGGGACGGCAGCGCAGAAAGGGCCAAGCTCAGTGAAGTAAGCTTCATTCTGGAAAGCCAGGGCTCAACCGGCTCTGAAGACTCAGTTACTACATCGTCAACCACTGTTCCTGCTGATAACAGCGGAACAGATACGGTTCCGCCGACAGACCCGACAGGCCTGACAGCAGGTGCATACAACTCGGCTCAGCTTGACCTTGCCTGGACAGCATCCACCGATAGCAGCCGGCCTGCTCCCACACCTGTCGAGGGAGAAGCCCGGACCTGCGCTCTCTGTCACAGCAGTACTGTCAGGGCAGATGTGAAGACAGCGGTAGCCGGCGGCAATGCCAACTGCAGCGCCTGTCACACCATCCATGGCGATATAGGCACAATGCATACCGCACCGGCATACGGTTTCAGCGGCTATACCTGGAACTGCGGCAAGTGTCATACCACCGTGCTGACAGATGAACACGCCAACCGCGGTCTGGATTGCGCAACATGTCACGACAGCGCCAAGGCCAAGGTTCAGGGAGCAATTGCAACTACTGCTGCCGATGGCAGCAACCGCAGGTGCAGTAACTGCCATACCGGAACTGCCGACGGCGCGGGCGTAATTCACAGTGACCTGAACAGCGCTCACCTGACAGGAATTTTCCCGACTGCTACTGATAGTGATTGCCTCAACTGCCACAGCACACAGCAGCAGGACTTCGTATCTGCCAAGGGTTCTTACCATGTAGTTGACACCTTAACCAGTAAGGCCAACAGTAGTTATGGCACCTATGTCAGCCCATGGACGGCAACCAGCTATGTTGGCTGCCAGGGCTGTCACGGCGCCAGTACCCCTGGAGGCACCCTGGCCTATGCAAATATTCTAAAGAGGCCATATACATACACCAGCAGCTCCAGGCAATCTGATATGCTCTGCTTCATGTGCCATGACAGATATACATATGGCGTCGGTGGCGAAAGTGCCGGCAGAACCGGTTTCAGCGACGGAGATAACCTGCATAATATTGGCGACCATAACGAGGATGGTCTCCGGTGCTCCTGGTGTCACGCATCTATGCCGCATGGCACCAACAAGGCACATCTCATAGTTACCATTGGTGAACCCAACTCCAAGGGTAACGTGTTGACCAACTTCACCCACCCGGCCAGCGGTCAGTACCGGGAGAGCAGTTGTGGTTCAAATGTCAATGAATGTGATGAGCATGATGAATACTAG
- a CDS encoding cytochrome c biogenesis protein ResB, producing the protein MAGNYSLQNVWSFVRSKKLAAVMILLLTLVSAAGMVIQQANIFQTPWFTAIGIIFLINLTACTVQQLINCFRLVRKKPVSDNGRNSFRVKGPWRLWGSGIFHIGLIIIVVGGLVSGSAKMAGQIKLAEGEERYELHHNYDSINEGPFFRERRHRGFGLRLNSQEVIPDDNGDVDEIISHLAILENGYVVRQEAISQKEPLVYRGIRIYQGQAGFAPSIEISGPGNKVLVSTYLLLESRKTGGKTEFGFEGFTVPGTPYSLNIRFYPDMVQQGAEITTEKYILSNPAAVITVTDGAEIIAREVVRSGGFMEFAGYRVKIGDIRHWNAFDLVNDLGANFVFAGLWVALAGLVIMYLPASKNARQK; encoded by the coding sequence ATGGCGGGAAACTATTCCCTTCAAAATGTGTGGAGTTTTGTGAGGTCGAAAAAACTTGCGGCGGTGATGATACTGCTATTGACATTGGTATCTGCTGCCGGAATGGTCATCCAACAGGCGAATATTTTTCAAACCCCCTGGTTTACAGCGATTGGAATTATATTTTTGATTAATCTGACTGCGTGTACAGTTCAGCAGCTTATCAACTGCTTCAGGTTGGTGAGGAAAAAGCCGGTTTCGGATAACGGAAGGAATTCTTTCCGGGTTAAGGGACCCTGGAGGTTATGGGGAAGCGGTATTTTTCATATAGGTCTGATCATTATTGTTGTAGGAGGTCTGGTCAGCGGTTCTGCCAAAATGGCAGGACAGATCAAGTTGGCGGAAGGTGAAGAACGGTATGAGCTGCACCATAATTATGACAGTATTAATGAAGGCCCGTTTTTCAGGGAGCGCCGGCATCGGGGGTTTGGTCTTAGGCTGAATAGTCAGGAGGTTATACCCGATGATAACGGAGATGTTGACGAAATTATTTCCCACCTGGCAATTCTGGAGAATGGTTATGTGGTCAGACAGGAAGCCATATCGCAAAAGGAACCCCTGGTTTACCGGGGCATCAGGATTTATCAGGGACAGGCAGGATTTGCCCCATCAATAGAAATAAGCGGACCCGGAAATAAAGTCCTGGTTAGTACATATCTCCTGCTGGAGTCAAGAAAAACCGGGGGTAAAACGGAGTTTGGCTTCGAAGGTTTCACTGTGCCGGGGACACCATATTCATTAAATATAAGGTTTTACCCCGACATGGTTCAGCAGGGTGCGGAAATAACCACCGAAAAGTATATCCTCAGTAATCCCGCAGCAGTAATCACAGTCACCGATGGCGCTGAAATTATTGCCAGGGAGGTTGTGAGAAGCGGTGGGTTTATGGAATTTGCAGGGTATCGGGTTAAAATTGGTGATATCAGGCATTGGAATGCCTTTGACCTGGTCAATGACCTGGGAGCGAATTTTGTGTTTGCCGGTTTATGGGTTGCTCTGGCAGGTTTGGTAATTATGTACCTGCCGGCATCCAAGAATGCCCGGCAAAAATAA
- the ccsB gene encoding c-type cytochrome biogenesis protein CcsB, translated as MFNVKIQLILYWMSVGCCFLGTVFFIAGFIFKKDNFEKYGGGLALLAFIPLTAGLVNRWVQTGHFPYWGVYEVMMSYAWGALFFYLVVWFWKPKLRILGAFVLPVVMLMVGIAVMGSSEMKEIPRTFFTYWLGIHILFAKLSYGAALVSAGLGVIYLLKRRQEDRGRVHPFLLKMPDLTKLDHWSYQFTAFAFVMLGIMIASGAVWAYKAWGRYWGWDPIETWALVSWLVYGLSLHLRVTLGWKGRRASWLAVFALIMIVFAFFGIPLFYPSVHEHLKYAMI; from the coding sequence ATGTTTAATGTAAAAATTCAGCTCATCCTCTATTGGATGTCAGTAGGCTGTTGCTTTTTAGGAACGGTATTCTTTATTGCCGGATTCATTTTTAAAAAAGACAATTTTGAAAAATATGGCGGCGGTCTTGCGCTGCTGGCATTTATCCCTTTAACGGCGGGACTGGTGAATAGGTGGGTACAGACAGGACACTTCCCTTATTGGGGTGTCTATGAGGTGATGATGTCATATGCCTGGGGAGCGCTTTTCTTTTACCTTGTAGTTTGGTTCTGGAAACCAAAGCTCAGGATTCTGGGCGCTTTTGTTCTTCCGGTGGTCATGCTGATGGTGGGTATAGCCGTGATGGGTTCTTCAGAGATGAAAGAAATTCCCCGCACGTTTTTCACATACTGGCTGGGGATTCATATATTATTTGCCAAGCTTTCCTATGGAGCGGCTTTGGTATCAGCAGGTCTGGGAGTGATTTACCTGTTGAAGAGGCGGCAGGAGGACAGGGGCAGGGTCCATCCATTTCTGCTGAAAATGCCGGACCTGACCAAACTGGACCACTGGAGCTATCAGTTTACCGCCTTTGCTTTTGTAATGCTGGGAATAATGATTGCTTCAGGGGCTGTCTGGGCTTATAAGGCCTGGGGGCGCTACTGGGGCTGGGATCCTATCGAAACCTGGGCCCTGGTAAGCTGGCTGGTATATGGCCTTTCCCTGCACCTGAGGGTAACTCTCGGCTGGAAGGGCAGGCGCGCTTCCTGGCTGGCTGTATTTGCACTTATTATGATTGTTTTTGCGTTTTTTGGCATTCCCCTGTTTTATCCCAGTGTTCACGAACACTTGAAATATGCCATGATATAA